In a genomic window of Shouchella clausii:
- a CDS encoding YueC family protein: MKCKAIIAGAGACVTLLLSLATPSFAEEERVEPGVYKEREVLLELRQYKPEAEQREIRVPEEQKILTFTQPLEETYAELQDSLFASSADANREENLAASAGLFTEEKELARQVVQAEEKVNVLPWILAAVATVLVSVLLIYIIPKTAQMNE, from the coding sequence ATGAAATGTAAGGCCATCATTGCCGGGGCAGGAGCATGCGTAACGCTGCTCCTGTCCTTGGCAACTCCAAGCTTTGCCGAAGAAGAACGAGTGGAACCTGGTGTTTACAAAGAGCGGGAAGTGCTGTTAGAGCTGCGCCAATACAAACCAGAAGCGGAGCAGAGGGAAATCAGAGTGCCTGAAGAACAGAAAATACTTACATTTACTCAGCCATTGGAAGAAACATACGCAGAACTACAAGACAGCCTGTTTGCGAGTAGTGCGGATGCAAACCGTGAGGAAAACCTCGCCGCAAGCGCCGGGCTGTTTACAGAGGAAAAAGAGTTGGCCCGCCAAGTGGTGCAGGCAGAAGAAAAAGTAAACGTGCTGCCATGGATATTAGCAGCTGTGGCCACCGTGCTCGTTTCTGTTTTATTGATTTATATTATTCCTAAAACCGCGCAAATGAACGAATAA